GAAAAAATGAACATGAATTTGCCATGGAAAATTGATATTAGAATTTCCATGGAATTTTACTAAAACTACCATATTAGAATTAGATCATGCTACAAAAGTAAACTTGACATGTGTCTGATGTAGCTGTTGAATTATGCCATGGTAACTACCGCaaaaacttgccatggcaactacTCGTAACAATTATGACATGGCAACTACTCCTACTCCAGAATTGTGCCATGGCAACTACACCAAATTTTTTTTGCCATGCCAACTACTTGTAGGAATTCTGCCCATGGCAACTATTACGAAAAGATTGCCATGGCAACTACTCTGGAAAATCTGCCCACGGCAACTACTATAAAAAAAATTGCCGTGGCAACTACTCATATAAATTCTGTCCACGGCAACTATTACGAGAAATTTGCCGTGGCAACTACTCTAGATTGCTCCATCGCCGTCTTGCAATTTTTCTATGCACAACAACAATTGGGTGAGACTGGAAGCAAGAGATTTGAGGATCCTCGCTAACCAGCAGAGAAAATAGACTGACAAAAAAATGTGCAGAAACAGAGAAACATATTAGAGACACTCATTTCATATAGAAACAGGGAACTACATGCTACAGACTACATACGCTATATGCAGAATTGCTGCGTTTTTAATGCAGAATTTCCTAATGATCTCTATTCCAAAAAATATGTTCTCCTACACTTGCATCTGTTCGAACTTGCCACCTGCAGTTGCATCTGTGAACTTAAATGCTAATGAGGGACAAAAAGGAGCCGCGTAAGGGCAAACATCTGTGAATTGAATTGCCTACTCCTAGGGGAACAAATGCTGCATCTATGTTAACAAAAACTTGCCTGAACAAACTTTGCATGAGCGGGGTGGAGGATTTGCACACAGGGCTCCGCACGCGACGAGCGGGGATGGAGCTGCAGGAGGGAAGCAGCGTTGTCGCCGGCCGTCCCGAGCAGCGGCCACGCGCCGTTGCtgccccgccatggccgccgcctgctTCTCATCCCCTCCACACAACGACAAAAAAGGGGGTCGCCATCGCGCTGTCGACCTGGCTCACCCGGTTGTCGCGAGTAGTCGCCGCGCGACGTGGTGCTTGTGCTCGGGGTCGAACAGCTCCGTCTTGCGTCGGCGTCCACCGCGGAGGCCGAGCCGCGCCAGGGACCCCAGTTGCGCGCTCCCCCTCCGTTCCCAGTGTAGCACGAAATGGGCGTGGCGGAGCTCGAAGCCCAGCAACAGCGGCGCCTTCCCTCATCGTCGGTTGGATTCAACTGTTGTTCAccgctgccgcggccaccgccccACCTCACCAGCCATCTACCTCCATCCCATGCCCCCCAAATGCGCATCTAGTGCGGGCCTCGTCGGCTGTCGCCGGGATCCGCGGGCCTCGTCGGATTAGGGGCAGTCGGGGGAGGACAATGGGAAGATTCAACTGGATCCAACTTTTGGTCACCGCTGCCGTGGCCTCCGCCCGCCACCGCCCGCCTCCACAGCCAACTACCTCCATCCCATGACCCCCACCGCATCTAGCGCACCTCGCCGGTAGTCACCAGGATCCAGGGGGCTTGCCGGATTAGAGGCGGTCGCGAGGATAGGGGAAGAGAAAGTGTAGATGAGTGGGGAAGAGAAGGTGAGATAGAGTGGACGCCGTTCGGGATGGGAGGAGTGGGCGTCGTCCGGGCCGGTTGGTCTTGACCCGCACGAGCTCGTTGGCTGACGTGGCGATTTATTGTGCTTCAATATTCGTGCGAAACATCCAACAACAGATGACGCGTGTGGGCGGGATGCTAcacaccacacgtgtgggcgttaatatTTTCGTAAATTAAACTTGATAGTTTCATCAAGTAATCAtcatcacatactccctccgtccaggtgtgttGGGCGCCTAAGGAAGGGCAGCGTGATCTAGGGGCGAGAGGAGTGGGCGAAGGGAAAATTTAAACCAGGAAAATAGCCAATTACCGAGCAAGTTTAGCCCTTAATTCTCGCTGGTAAATCTCGCTAGACACGCCAATTTATTGCCTGACCTTTCCCTTCCTCAACTAGCTGCGCATGCATGCAACAATACGCGTGCTAATTAATTGCCTTCCGATTTTTCGCTCGGGCTGACTAATAATCAACTAACTAATTGTGCATGCATTGGCTTAACACATACCACGAGTCATCAGTTTTCATTCACACGACATTTAAAAATGGCTGCACGGGGAGCCAAAACAAGAGACTATAAAACGAGGCTGGTCTAACTATCTATATGCGACTAAAACTTTTAGAAAAGATGGATTCTCTTAGACGCCCtacacacctggacggagggagtagattagttgctatctactccctctgtaaactaatataagagcgtttagaatactaaaaattagtattctaaacgctcttatattagtttacggagggagtacttgacttTAGTCTCTGCGCAGAAGCTGAAACTGGTACCTCGAGAACAGATTAGGGCTACTATCCTAAGCTACTATGGGGCTTCAGTTTCATAGTCCCTTCTTAAATGCATGAGCAGGAAGGCTGCtatttttctcaaaaaataatTAGTTGCAGCATCTTTTGCTGGAAGCTACAGTGAAGAAGAAAAATTAATACAAATACAAACTCCATGGGACTTTCTAAATATTGTGCTTCACAGCGATAAGACAAATTCAAACTCCATGGGTCTTTGACATAGAGCAGCATCAGTTTAACATAGCAGTCCCAGTGCAAAGCACCACTGCTGTGTAAGAGAGTATGAAATAAGtacaatttttttggttttttcataTCTTATGTAACTTCTACATGTCCATAGAAATAAGAGAAAAGAAAGCTAATAATAGTATATGTACCTTCATCTCAGTTTTGGGCTTCAAACGCCTGCCTGGTCATGAATATTGCAACCGGTTCACCGGGGGAAGGCGGCGTCTTGTTAAGCACAGAAAAATAGCTGCCAGCTTTGACAAGAGCGGCTTCATCAGACGTTGACAACACCTCCACGTGCGCAAGGCCCAACTGCCTTTTGATCAGCTCCAGATTTTGCTTGAGAACGTCAATTTCACTGAAAGGGAGCTTCAGATCCAGAGCATTGGAACCAAAGTTGCTAGTTTCGACTTTCTTCAGCTTGATGAAAGGCATGCACTGTTTCTGGACTTGTCTGAAGTCTGCTGCTTCCTGTCCAACAAGGCAGTTCCTCAGTGCCTTATTGATCTCCTCGTCAGCGGCGAAGGTACATGTCTGGCTATCAAACTTTGACCGGAGCACCTTCAGACACTGCGCTTTCCACCCATAATAGTGCTCATTGACATATATCAGACCAACGGCCAACTTGTTTCCCTCTGACGATGGTAGCAGAGGTGCAGCTCCCTTCTTGGGTTTCTTGGAACCAGATTCCTGCGCCTTTAGCAGCTTCCTCATCAAAACGATGGAGTCCTGTAGATATTTGTTTGCAGATCTTAGAGTAGGATCCGGAGCGCCTGCGACTGGCCACCCAGCTTTGATCGCAAAACCATCCTTTCTCAGGAGCTTTCGCCAGACATGTTCGGCGTAGTGTGGACAGATGGGGGTGATGAGCCTGGTCTGGACATCCATAAATCGCCACAAAAGATCGCGGTTCATGCCTGCCATTCTGCAACAGAGTCTGTACTCATCCCTCGCCAACTGGAGGTCATAGAACCCAGACTTGAGGGAATCTCTGAACATGAAGGCGTCATAGCTCTTCTCAGTTTCTTTCACAGCAATGTTCATCTCATTCGCAAACACACGGTCAGCAAAAGTAGAGGGAGGCCCAGACCTTAGAGAAGATTCAGAAGCTATGACCTCTTCCATCCACGCAAGCTCTTTCGTGAGCCTCAGAACAGCGGATTCTGCTGTTTCAGTGACGAAGTTGGCATCATCCATGCCGTCACCGGCATCGGCAAGGGCAAACCTAGTTGCGTCGGACGAGTATTCCGCAGTGGCCTCCTTGAGAGTTAGAAAGTTCCCTGTGGACTTGGACATCTTCTCAGAGTTAAGCATGAGATGCCCATTGCAACGAAATCCGCGAGGCCAGTGGTGCTCCGGGAGAAGCGCCGTGTGGTTGTAGATGCTGAATGTCAGGTGGTTCTGGATAAGATCCTTACCAGACATCCGAATATCCAAGGGATACCAATATTCGAATTCTTGCTTCATTTTGCACAGGAGGGCACAAGGGATGTCACTCTTGGGTTCTGGGCCATCACAGAACACATAGTCCCACACTTCATCCGTCATCTGTTCTGGCATGATGGATGAAATTTCCTTTCCATACATGTTGCCGTTTTGCAGATAATGCGCAACTGTGTAGTAAGCCATGTACAGGCTTGAATCGGAAAGAGATTCCACAAGGAACTGCTCATCCCAAGGGATGCGAGTACCTAGGCCAAAAGAACGTGAACATGCCCATTGGTTGAGCCAGCCCAACGTGTGCTCGAAACCATTTCGAGTTTCTGATGAGAAAGTATTCATATTCTCCAAACACCGGACCGCCTTCTGCTTCCACTCACCTTCACCGTAAGTGATGTACCACTGATCTGTGAGCGCGACCACGCACTCGTCGCCGGACCTCGACATAACTTTCTTCTCGGGCTCACTGTACAACACTGCCATGGCTTCTTCCAACagtttcttcctttttttttctttcgaaagggggataccccggcctctgcatcagcatgatgcataCGGCCCTCTTATTAAACAAAATAGAGTAGTATCAACAAGGTTCCAAAGGTCctgaaaaatgaaaaaagaaagcaACACAAGCTCACACAGAGCCCGGATAAGCTAGATACATCAAGCTAGCCACATCAAAGAGCCACAACCGGCGGGGCAAACTAGATAGGAAtactaaatgcctatcctattacatgaccgccatccaaaccgattgaagatatcccgagctaccatctcccaacggacagacccagtaaccaaatgctccctggcctccgtctgggtgagtagcgaccaTGAACGAATCAGAGCCGTAgtccggaataaaacctgcaaaaaatgaatatatgatgttctgttaaagaccaaatcatttctgcagttccagatgGTCCACAGCAAAGCACAAACCCCCACCCGAATATGTCTCCCTAAGTtgggctcaatcccattaagccatgtcccaaacaaAGTACTAACAGAATTCGGTGGTTTGATGTTAAAAGTAATGTGGACCGTCTGCCATAGAACCTTTGCAagcgggcaatcaaaaaagaggtgtttaatagactcatcccgatcacagaaactacacctagtaggtcctgtccaattgcgcttcttcaagttatccttagttaaaattactggtttatgaacaaaccacataaacacttttattttcaaaggaactttgacatcccaaacatgtTTGGACGTGGGAATGGAGCTcaaattaataacatcaatatacattgatttgacCGTGAAGCCTCCAGACTTAGTCAACTTCCAGCGCAATTCATCAGGTTGTTGAGACAGGTGGATATCCATCAGCCTTCTAACTAGATGGAGCCAttgttcccaacgattgcccgctagcactcgtctaaactgaatattaagggggatagattggaaaACCGAAGCAATGACCACCTCCTttcgttgaacaatacgatacaaGGAGGGATATTGGATGGCTAGTGGTGCgtcaccaagccaagtatcctcccagaaacgcgtGCTCGAGCCGTTTCCTACaacaaactttgtcctattaaCGAAAGCCTGCTTGACCTTCATGAGCCCCTTCCAGAAAGGCGAGTCAGTCGGCCTTACAGATACTTGCGACAAAGTTTTTGACTGGAGGTACTTGCCGCGAAGGATCTGTGCCCACACAGCATCCGTCTCCGACgagagcttccacagccacttgctaagaaggcatttattcttaatttctagattctcaatacctagacccccttggtccttcggTCTACAAATAATGTCCCACTTAGCCAGTCTGTATTTTCTTTTCAGCTCATCACCCTGCCAGAAGAACCGCGATCTATAGAAATCTAGTCTCTTCCTGACTCCAACTGGTATCTCAAAGAACGAAAGAAGAAACATCGGCAAActtgtgagcaccgaattaataagtaTTAACCGGCCTCCATAAGATAAGAGCTTGcgcttccagcagctcagtttcttctcaaatcggtcttcaatgcacttccattctctgttcgtTAGCCTACGATGGTGGATAGGAATCCCTAAGTATGAGAAAGGTAACTATCCCAACTCACACCCAAACAATTGTTTGTAGGCCTCCTGCtcatctttggccctaccaaagcagaacaactcactcttatgaaagttgatcttcaacccggtcaattgttcgaataggcataacaccagcttcatattcctAGCCTTACTCacttcatgctccataaagatgatcgtatcatcagcgtattgtagGATAGAAAtgcctccatcaactagatgaggcaccaatccacctacttgaccatCTTCCTTAGCCCGTCCTATCAGAATTGCCAACATATCtaccacaatgttaaacaagataggggacatTGGGTCTCCTTGTCGTAGGCCTTTATGAGTCTGAAAGTAATGACCTATATCATCAttaactttaattcccacactacccTTTTGCGTAAATGATTGGACCTGCcttcgccaggcttcatcaaacccTTTCATACGCAAAGATTGTTGGAGAAATGGCCACTTTATCttatcatacgctttctcgaaatccactttaaaaatCACTCCATCCAATTTTTtggagtggatttcatggagcgtttcatgcaaaacTACCACTCCTTCAAGAATGTTTCTGTCTGGCATGAACGCGGTTTGGGATtgatgcaccacagaatgcgcgatCTGTGTGAGCCTGTTGGTCCCGACctttgtgaaaattttgaaactaacattgaggagacagatcggcctgaattgctcaattcgtACCGCATCCGTCTTCTTAGGTAGTAATGTGATAGTCCCAAAATTCAGGTGGAATAATTGAAGATGTCCAGAGAAtagatcatgaaacataggtagtaaatcccccttaataatgtgccagcacttcttATAAAACTCGGCCGGAAAACCATCCGGACCAGGAGCCTTATTATTTTCCATTTGAGCAATTGCCTCAAGAACCTCCTTCTCCGAGAACGGGGCAAGCAGAATGTCATTGTCAGCAGCCGAAAGCTGAGGTATATCCTCAGTCATGGACTCATCAAGTGACACCGTATTCTCCTTCGGTGGaccaaacaactgcttataataCTCAGTGATATAAGTTTTTAGGTTATCCTGACCTAAAATTgtaccctcgtcctgctcgagctgAAAGATTcgcttctttctgtgcttgccattagcAATTAAATGAAAGAACTGAGTATTTGCGTCCCCCTGGACCACTCTACGAACCTTAGCACGtaaagcccacttcaattcttcttcacATAGTAGTTCTTTCAATCACTTTTCCGCCTCATTTTTAACCTGAAGCTCTGCGGGGACTAACACATTAGACTCGGCTTTTACGTCCAAGTCATGTATAAGAGaaaggagtctatccttttcaatcttatacgcaccactaagatgcttagcccaacCCCTCAAGAAGCTCGGTAAattcctaatcttattctgccaacgctcaatGGGTGTTTTACCGGGAACCTCATTAGCCCATTCCCTAGCAATCAAGTCAAAGAACCCCTCACGTTCGAACCATGACGTCTCAAATGAGAAGGTGTTCTTATTTCCCACgtggttcggctcccctgagtccacGAACAATGGGGTATGATCAGATATGCCCCTCGAAAGGGCTTGCACCGTGACCAACGGGaatttttgttcccactccacgcttGCAAGAACCCGATCAAGTTTTTCGTAAGTTGGGTTTGGCATAGCGTTGGCCCAAGTAAACTTTCGACCGAAGAgttctatctctctcagatccaaactTTCAATAATGGTGTTGAACATGAAGGACCATCTACCATCAAAGTTGTCATTGTTTTTCTCCTCCCGCCTCCGGATGATATTGAAATCTCCTCCGACTAAAATCGGTAGTTGTTCTGACCCACAAATTCGAACTAGGTCAGCTAGAAACTCCGCTTTAAACTCAGGCTGCGCGGCcccatataccgccaccaaagcccagttaaagCCATCAATCTTAGACCTAACTCGAAACTTTACGGCGAAGTCGCCCATCACAACACTACGGACTTCCAGTGAATCGCATCTCACACCTAGTAAGATGCCccccgatcttcctcgcggaggtAAGCAGTGCCAATCGAAATCTATACCACCAACTAGTGAGGAGAGAAACTGAGGTGCAAAGTTATCTCTACCCGTCTCCGATAGAGCAACAAAATCTAGCTTC
Above is a window of Triticum dicoccoides isolate Atlit2015 ecotype Zavitan chromosome 5B, WEW_v2.0, whole genome shotgun sequence DNA encoding:
- the LOC119307308 gene encoding leucine--tRNA ligase, cytoplasmic-like, with amino-acid sequence MTSTHEKGKSKARTKLLIDIQNAVQECWEEHRVFEAEPGDKPPAPGEKFFGTFPYPYMNGLLHLGHAFSLSKLEFGAAYHRLRGSNVLLPFAFHCTGMPIKASADKLAREIARYGNPPVFPVADKKLSAEVSEADQVAIVPGKFKSKKGKAAAKSGVQKFQWEIMESYALSDQEIARFQDPYNWMTYFPQLAKDHLKDFGLGCDWRCSFVTTDNPFYDAFVRWQMRKLKKLHRIVKDMRYTIYSPLDGQPCADHDRATGEGVQPQEYVLIKMEVLPPFPPKMKALEGRKVYLAAATLRPETMYGQTNCWVLPDGNYGAFEVNDIDVFIMTARAALNLAYQHLSRVPEKPTCLAELSGSDLIGLQLRSPLAFSENIYALPMLTILTDKGTGIVTSVPSDSPDDFMALQDLVTKPALRAKYGVKDEWVLPLKVIPVINIPEFGDKSAEKVCFSLKIKSQNDKEKLAEAKRMTYLKGFTDGTMIVGEFSGRKVQEVKALIRKKLKKLLEEAMAVLYSEPEKKVMSRSGDECVVALTDQWYITYGEGEWKQKAVRCLENMNTFSSETRNGFEHTLGWLNQWACSRSFGLGTRIPWDEQFLVESLSDSSLYMAYYTVAHYLQNGNMYGKEISSIMPEQMTDEVWDYVFCDGPEPKSDIPCALLCKMKQEFEYWYPLDIRMSGKDLIQNHLTFSIYNHTALLPEHHWPRGFRCNGHLMLNSEKMSKSTGNFLTLKEATAEYSSDATRFALADAGDGMDDANFVTETAESAVLRLTKELAWMEEVIASESSLRSGPPSTFADRVFANEMNIAVKETEKSYDAFMFRDSLKSGFYDLQLARDEYRLCCRMAGMNRDLLWRFMDVQTRLITPICPHYAEHVWRKLLRKDGFAIKAGWPVAGAPDPTLRSANKYLQDSIVLMRKLLKAQESGSKKPKKGAAPLLPSSEGNKLAVGLIYVNEHYYGWKAQCLKVLRSKFDSQTCTFAADEEINKALRNCLVGQEAADFRQVQKQCMPFIKLKKVETSNFGSNALDLKLPFSEIDVLKQNLELIKRQLGLAHVEVLSTSDEAALVKAGSYFSVLNKTPPSPGEPVAIFMTRQAFEAQN